A stretch of Chitinophaga caeni DNA encodes these proteins:
- a CDS encoding NADP-dependent oxidoreductase codes for MKATKIVLASRPKGMPTAANFRFEDFEIPSLNEGELLLQPLYISVDPYMRGRMNDAKSYVPPYEVNEPISGGIVAKVLESKSEHIDNGDTVLGMLPWCNYIITHEKMVKKLDDNGVPPSYYLGILGMPGLTAYFGLMDICKPKAGETVVVSGAAGAVGTIVGQIAKIQGCNVIGIAGSDEKASMLKDDFGYDQVINYKTTTDMGQAIAEAATNGVDIYFDNVGGDITDAVIVNINFHARIALCGQISLYNETGVSNGPRILPMILTRSALIKGFIVSDYQERFGEAYQQLGTWVKEGKLVYTETIVEGFEKLPDAFLGLFSGQNQGKMLVKI; via the coding sequence ATGAAAGCAACAAAAATTGTATTGGCATCCAGACCTAAAGGTATGCCAACAGCAGCAAATTTCAGGTTTGAAGATTTTGAAATACCCAGCTTAAATGAGGGTGAATTATTGCTTCAACCATTATATATCAGTGTTGACCCGTACATGAGGGGCAGGATGAACGATGCTAAATCTTATGTTCCGCCATACGAAGTAAATGAGCCTATCTCCGGTGGTATTGTAGCCAAGGTGCTGGAATCTAAGAGTGAGCATATCGATAATGGGGATACCGTACTAGGTATGTTGCCTTGGTGTAATTACATTATCACGCATGAAAAGATGGTAAAAAAATTAGATGATAATGGCGTACCTCCAAGTTATTATCTCGGGATACTGGGAATGCCGGGGCTGACAGCATATTTTGGTTTAATGGATATCTGCAAACCCAAAGCGGGAGAAACCGTGGTGGTCTCCGGGGCTGCCGGCGCAGTGGGAACTATCGTAGGACAAATAGCCAAGATCCAAGGTTGTAACGTGATCGGCATTGCCGGCTCGGATGAGAAGGCCAGCATGCTCAAAGATGATTTTGGTTACGACCAGGTCATCAATTACAAAACGACTACCGACATGGGGCAGGCTATCGCGGAAGCGGCCACAAACGGCGTGGATATTTATTTTGATAACGTCGGGGGTGATATAACTGACGCGGTCATCGTGAATATCAATTTTCATGCGAGGATCGCTCTTTGTGGCCAAATATCATTATACAATGAGACGGGCGTTAGCAATGGTCCCAGGATTTTACCCATGATCTTAACGCGGAGCGCCCTGATAAAGGGATTCATAGTGAGCGATTACCAGGAACGTTTCGGTGAAGCATACCAGCAATTAGGTACCTGGGTCAAAGAAGGTAAGTTAGTGTATACGGAAACGATTGTTGAAGGGTTCGAAAAGCTACCCGATGCCTTCCTCGGCTTATTCAGCGGCCAGAACCAGGGCAAGATGCTGGTAAAAATTTAA
- a CDS encoding proline dehydrogenase family protein: MSNQPVQLFSDTETAFAYKSDAELKKARFLFNMMGMPSLVKLATRFTPLAIEWNLPVRGLLRKTIFKQFVGGENLQEVSAVVDKLNDFNVQVIMDYGAEGKESEDDFEKVTLEFIKLLEFASGKSNIPFIGIKITGFARFALLEKLNDCIKFDPSIQVDTTVLSISELQEWQQVLLRLDRICNKAAACKVGVLIDAEESWIQNTIDALALQAMANYNQGFCAVYNTYQMYRHDRLSFLESNLAWAGTNKLILGAKVVRGAYMEKERARAIAMNYESPIQVDKQSSDRDFDAAILLALQNLDHCSIIIASHNEESAAMATSVVEKQGVSIQHPHIHFSQLYGMSDHLTFNLAKKGCNASKYLPYGPLEDVVPYLMRRAQENSAVSGETGRELQLINKEINRRLGKQ; this comes from the coding sequence ATGTCAAATCAACCAGTTCAGCTTTTTTCGGATACGGAAACAGCTTTTGCTTATAAATCGGATGCCGAATTAAAGAAAGCACGCTTCTTATTTAATATGATGGGGATGCCCAGCCTTGTAAAACTGGCCACGCGGTTTACTCCCTTGGCGATAGAATGGAACTTGCCGGTAAGGGGGCTACTACGTAAAACGATTTTCAAACAGTTCGTTGGGGGCGAGAACTTGCAAGAGGTAAGCGCCGTTGTGGATAAGCTGAATGATTTTAACGTGCAGGTAATTATGGATTACGGGGCTGAAGGAAAGGAATCTGAAGATGACTTCGAGAAAGTTACGCTAGAGTTTATTAAGCTACTGGAGTTTGCTTCAGGAAAATCCAACATTCCTTTTATCGGGATTAAAATTACCGGTTTTGCCCGTTTTGCCCTCCTTGAAAAACTCAACGATTGTATAAAGTTCGATCCTTCGATACAGGTCGATACCACTGTACTCAGCATCTCCGAATTGCAGGAATGGCAGCAGGTTTTGCTAAGGCTGGACAGGATTTGCAATAAAGCGGCAGCCTGTAAAGTAGGTGTACTCATCGATGCCGAGGAATCTTGGATTCAAAATACGATCGATGCATTGGCCTTGCAGGCTATGGCAAATTACAACCAGGGTTTCTGCGCCGTGTATAATACCTACCAAATGTACCGCCATGACCGCTTGTCATTCCTCGAAAGCAACTTGGCATGGGCCGGGACTAATAAGTTGATCCTCGGCGCCAAGGTTGTCCGTGGCGCTTACATGGAAAAGGAAAGGGCGCGGGCCATAGCCATGAACTACGAATCACCGATACAAGTAGACAAGCAGTCGAGTGACCGGGATTTTGACGCTGCTATTTTATTGGCGCTTCAAAATTTGGATCACTGCTCGATAATTATTGCATCCCATAATGAGGAAAGCGCTGCCATGGCCACTTCCGTGGTTGAAAAGCAGGGTGTATCCATACAGCATCCCCATATTCATTTCTCGCAATTATACGGGATGAGCGATCATCTTACGTTTAATTTGGCTAAAAAGGGCTGCAATGCCAGCAAGTATTTGCCATATGGACCGCTTGAAGACGTGGTACCCTACCTGATGCGCCGGGCACAGGAAAATAGTGCCGTATCCGGTGAAACAGGAAGGGAATTACAGCTAATTAACAAGGAAATCAACCGAAGGCTTGGCAAACAATAA
- a CDS encoding GNAT family N-acetyltransferase codes for MDLKQIPVTDNELANQFEMRIDNKIAKIEYKITGDRIFLTHTEVPPALEGKGVAAILVEKVLHIVEERGLKLVPLCPYVASYLRRHPDWKRLLAHGINL; via the coding sequence ATGGATTTGAAGCAAATTCCGGTAACGGATAATGAACTCGCAAACCAATTCGAAATGCGCATTGATAATAAGATCGCGAAAATCGAATATAAAATCACCGGGGACAGGATTTTTTTGACTCATACGGAGGTGCCGCCGGCTTTGGAAGGCAAAGGCGTAGCCGCTATATTGGTAGAGAAAGTGCTGCATATAGTTGAAGAAAGGGGGCTCAAACTGGTGCCCTTATGCCCTTATGTAGCCAGCTATCTCCGGAGGCATCCAGATTGGAAACGTTTACTCGCACATGGAATCAATCTATAA
- a CDS encoding organic hydroperoxide resistance protein, with amino-acid sequence MLQKLYTAHATATGGRDGHVSSSDSILNLDVRVPKEMGGNGGAYTNPEQLFAAGYAACFDSALNHVTRMQKIKTGTTKVTASVSIGKIDNGGFGLSVELEAEIPGIEQDLAEELVAKAHQVCPYSNATRGNIAVKLVVKVA; translated from the coding sequence ATGCTTCAAAAATTATATACCGCCCATGCTACTGCGACAGGCGGAAGGGATGGACATGTTAGTTCTAGTGACAGCATTCTGAATCTTGATGTTAGGGTACCGAAAGAAATGGGTGGTAACGGTGGCGCTTATACGAACCCCGAACAACTGTTTGCCGCGGGTTATGCTGCTTGCTTCGACAGCGCGTTGAACCACGTTACCAGGATGCAGAAAATAAAAACCGGCACAACAAAGGTAACCGCTTCCGTGAGCATCGGTAAAATCGATAACGGGGGATTTGGCTTATCTGTTGAGCTGGAAGCTGAGATACCGGGCATAGAGCAGGATTTGGCCGAAGAACTCGTTGCAAAGGCACACCAGGTTTGTCCCTATTCTAACGCAACACGCGGAAATATAGCGGTCAAACTGGTCGTAAAAGTAGCGTAA
- a CDS encoding MarR family winged helix-turn-helix transcriptional regulator: MAVEKTSDILFNTIDVTMKKYRQLIQQSLVAHNVDITIDQWMVLNAFNDAPDATQQQIANTINKDYASVTRMIELLVQKKLLKRTAHATDRRRFNLAITNQAANLLKELQPVMKANRKVALKGIKSQDVEHLNNLLIKIINNCEQ, translated from the coding sequence ATGGCAGTAGAGAAAACAAGCGACATTCTGTTCAACACGATCGATGTGACTATGAAAAAATACCGTCAATTGATCCAGCAATCATTGGTAGCCCACAACGTAGATATCACGATCGATCAATGGATGGTGTTGAATGCGTTTAACGATGCCCCGGATGCTACCCAGCAACAAATTGCAAATACGATCAACAAGGATTACGCTTCTGTAACCCGTATGATCGAATTGTTAGTGCAAAAGAAATTGTTGAAAAGAACAGCCCACGCAACAGACAGGCGTAGGTTCAACCTTGCAATCACTAACCAGGCAGCGAACTTGCTAAAAGAATTACAACCCGTAATGAAAGCTAACCGTAAAGTAGCTTTGAAAGGCATCAAATCTCAAGATGTCGAGCACCTGAATAATTTGTTGATTAAGATCATCAACAACTGCGAACAATAG
- a CDS encoding OsmC family protein, producing MNATVTLGNTDFEMNAVMRQHEILLDEPAKVGGGDTGPASMELLCAALGACTVATLKMYVNRKEWPVGGISAEVERTATPNLKPIFTCNITVKGDFTGEQLQRMLNIANACPVHKALEGSNKIITKLILDGNEV from the coding sequence ATGAATGCAACCGTCACTTTAGGGAATACAGATTTCGAAATGAATGCCGTAATGCGGCAACATGAAATATTACTAGATGAACCGGCAAAAGTTGGCGGTGGTGATACCGGGCCCGCATCTATGGAGTTGCTTTGCGCTGCCCTGGGCGCTTGCACCGTTGCGACGCTGAAGATGTATGTCAATAGGAAAGAATGGCCGGTGGGAGGAATCAGTGCAGAGGTAGAGAGAACCGCCACACCTAACTTGAAGCCGATCTTTACTTGCAATATTACGGTGAAAGGAGATTTTACCGGTGAGCAGTTGCAAAGGATGTTGAACATTGCAAACGCTTGCCCCGTTCATAAAGCCTTGGAAGGAAGCAATAAAATAATTACTAAATTAATCTTGGATGGAAACGAAGTTTGA
- a CDS encoding pirin family protein: protein MSLRNIQAIVLASLKDMDGVPVWQGFPTAHQDRIDPFLLLHHLQMKVPAYVSPRHAGVPPHPHRGFSPVTFVYKGGVHHRDSRGNNNTVYEGGTQWLNAGMGIIHSERPPADIQEIGGEQEMIQLWVNVPIAHKMDQPSYFSLDADATPTVKTEDGLATIRVVSGDILGTKGAIPTVTPVNTAMISAKAGAKLAWDFPRDHQAFLYILDGALKFTSGEEVGPWNTVVFKQDGEGIQFEVSRDASLFFASGLPIHEKVVAHGPYVMHTETAILEAMRDFQVGKMGILIEE, encoded by the coding sequence ATGAGCTTGCGAAACATACAGGCTATAGTACTTGCCAGCCTGAAAGATATGGACGGTGTACCGGTATGGCAAGGTTTTCCTACGGCACACCAGGATCGGATCGATCCATTTTTACTCTTGCATCACCTGCAAATGAAAGTGCCGGCCTACGTTTCACCCAGGCATGCAGGTGTGCCTCCACATCCTCACAGGGGCTTCTCCCCCGTAACATTCGTTTATAAAGGCGGCGTTCACCACCGGGATAGCCGGGGAAATAATAACACGGTTTACGAAGGTGGCACGCAGTGGTTAAATGCAGGCATGGGCATCATCCATAGTGAACGCCCCCCGGCGGATATCCAGGAAATCGGGGGTGAACAGGAGATGATACAATTGTGGGTAAATGTACCGATAGCCCATAAAATGGATCAACCTTCTTACTTTTCTTTAGATGCCGACGCTACGCCAACTGTCAAGACGGAAGATGGTTTAGCTACGATCAGGGTCGTAAGCGGTGATATCCTGGGAACCAAGGGCGCGATTCCTACGGTTACCCCTGTCAATACTGCCATGATATCAGCTAAAGCCGGGGCCAAATTAGCATGGGACTTTCCAAGGGATCACCAAGCTTTTCTGTACATCCTGGATGGGGCCTTGAAATTTACGAGCGGTGAAGAAGTAGGGCCATGGAATACAGTTGTATTCAAACAGGATGGAGAGGGCATCCAATTCGAAGTGAGCCGCGATGCCAGCTTGTTTTTTGCATCGGGGCTACCCATCCATGAGAAGGTAGTAGCCCATGGACCGTATGTCATGCATACGGAAACCGCGATCTTGGAAGCGATGAGGGATTTCCAGGTTGGCAAGATGGGAATATTGATTGAGGAATAA
- a CDS encoding AraC family transcriptional regulator produces MKVIQFTVPMSTDDSVVVEEDILPNFYNYLHRHKEMQVTLIVKGSGTLIAGNYTQSFEPGNVYVMGANQPHIFKSDPLHFLNMKDDNAHAIHIFFDHERILKNLLHLQEMEYIKKFLDKTQHGLQVLDLRVQDELAPLIKKVSSSSGFNRLMSFLQLLQHFSKEIKEWKSLSTGFSKYSFPDSEGIRMNDIFQYTMEHYDKQISLQQVAAIAHITPHAFCKYFKKHTRKTYMAFLNEIRINEACKKIISGDFSSIAGIAYATGFNSAINFNRVFKKTTGLSPSEYIRSYKTR; encoded by the coding sequence GTGAAAGTCATTCAATTTACCGTGCCAATGTCTACCGATGATTCAGTCGTGGTAGAAGAAGACATCTTGCCAAATTTTTATAATTACTTGCACCGGCACAAAGAAATGCAGGTAACGTTGATCGTTAAAGGATCAGGCACCTTGATTGCTGGTAACTACACCCAGTCTTTCGAGCCGGGGAACGTGTATGTAATGGGAGCTAACCAGCCCCATATCTTTAAATCCGACCCGCTGCATTTTTTAAATATGAAAGATGACAATGCACATGCCATCCATATATTCTTTGACCACGAAAGGATTTTGAAGAACTTGCTACATCTGCAAGAAATGGAGTATATCAAGAAATTTCTTGATAAAACACAGCACGGGTTACAAGTGTTGGACTTACGGGTTCAAGATGAGTTGGCGCCTTTGATTAAGAAGGTGAGCAGTAGTTCCGGGTTTAATAGGTTGATGAGTTTCTTGCAATTATTACAACACTTTTCAAAAGAAATAAAAGAGTGGAAATCGTTATCCACCGGCTTTTCTAAATACTCTTTCCCTGATTCAGAGGGCATACGGATGAATGACATTTTCCAGTATACGATGGAGCATTACGATAAGCAAATCTCATTACAGCAGGTGGCCGCCATTGCACACATTACGCCGCATGCATTTTGTAAATATTTTAAAAAGCATACCCGCAAAACGTATATGGCATTCTTGAACGAGATCAGGATTAACGAGGCTTGCAAGAAAATTATTAGCGGGGACTTTTCAAGTATCGCGGGCATTGCTTATGCAACGGGCTTCAATAGCGCGATTAACTTCAACCGGGTATTCAAGAAAACTACGGGCTTGTCGCCGAGTGAATACATACGCTCATATAAAACCAGGTAG
- a CDS encoding M60 family metallopeptidase, translated as MKRLTLVAGILLVGTVLVHAQRKSKQQDTLANFVITPQQTLKKDRVELRKEILEWCEAQAKETDVKKIKAQASAAYYPGAVGEGAAVINKVVHIDHRKIADDLVPIVSRLRYSGPWNDNLYTTGLYAFAGKPISIELPASLVGKEISIQIGSHSDNLGYWVAGKEDWRRMPLIVKKMKVTKRKFQMASPFGGLIYIASNPKEGDWSGDIKIGGATEAAVYVYGKTTAEDWAGQLQRSKAPWVELTTSNIILTVPRGIVENLADPAKVMSIWDLIIKGEMELAQIPLPFYRPQRMVIDEHIGGGFMHSGYPIMIHHSPSRGLLSADIIADPTKLLIPSKGGANWGFFHEIGHNMQNLDWVFGGTTEVSCNFFSLYMFDRLLGGRDGAHSGISNETTQKMMREYFTKGANYDDWKSNPFLGLVMFRQLQEAFGWESFKSFFRKYQALAAADPEGSYVKGDEAKRDLWASTFSEVTGKNIAPFFEAWGIPISSDVKARLSKYPTWMPYNFPSSL; from the coding sequence ATGAAAAGACTCACACTCGTTGCCGGTATTCTATTGGTAGGCACCGTATTGGTCCATGCACAAAGGAAATCCAAACAACAAGATACCTTGGCAAACTTCGTTATCACCCCGCAACAAACTTTGAAAAAAGATAGGGTAGAGCTCCGCAAGGAAATCCTGGAATGGTGCGAGGCACAAGCCAAGGAAACGGATGTAAAGAAAATTAAAGCGCAAGCTTCGGCTGCTTATTACCCCGGCGCGGTTGGAGAAGGGGCTGCCGTCATTAATAAAGTGGTGCATATCGACCATCGGAAGATAGCCGATGATTTAGTGCCGATCGTTTCCAGGTTGAGGTATTCGGGACCATGGAATGACAATCTTTATACTACCGGGCTGTATGCATTTGCCGGTAAACCTATCAGCATCGAGCTGCCGGCATCTTTAGTAGGTAAGGAAATCTCTATTCAAATCGGCTCGCATTCCGATAACTTGGGTTATTGGGTCGCAGGTAAAGAAGATTGGAGGAGGATGCCATTGATCGTGAAAAAGATGAAGGTTACCAAGCGGAAGTTCCAAATGGCTTCCCCTTTCGGCGGCTTAATTTATATCGCTAGTAATCCCAAGGAAGGAGATTGGTCGGGAGATATCAAGATTGGCGGCGCTACGGAAGCAGCCGTATATGTTTATGGCAAAACTACTGCTGAAGATTGGGCTGGTCAATTGCAACGTTCCAAGGCTCCATGGGTGGAATTGACGACAAGCAATATTATCCTAACCGTGCCCCGCGGCATCGTGGAAAACCTGGCTGACCCTGCAAAGGTGATGTCGATCTGGGATTTAATTATAAAAGGAGAGATGGAGCTGGCACAAATTCCTTTACCATTTTACCGCCCGCAAAGAATGGTAATCGATGAACATATCGGTGGCGGTTTTATGCATAGTGGTTACCCTATCATGATTCACCATTCGCCTTCCCGCGGCTTGTTATCGGCAGATATTATCGCGGATCCCACCAAGTTATTAATACCGAGCAAAGGGGGAGCCAACTGGGGTTTCTTCCACGAGATCGGGCATAATATGCAGAACTTGGATTGGGTATTTGGCGGCACTACAGAGGTAAGTTGCAATTTCTTCTCGCTATACATGTTTGATCGTTTGCTGGGTGGTCGTGATGGCGCACACAGTGGCATTTCAAATGAAACGACCCAGAAAATGATGCGCGAATATTTTACGAAAGGGGCAAATTATGATGATTGGAAAAGCAATCCTTTCCTTGGCCTGGTCATGTTCCGCCAATTGCAAGAAGCATTTGGCTGGGAATCTTTTAAATCGTTTTTCCGCAAATACCAGGCCCTGGCGGCAGCTGATCCGGAAGGTTCATACGTAAAGGGAGATGAAGCTAAAAGGGACTTGTGGGCCAGTACTTTCTCGGAAGTAACAGGTAAGAACATCGCGCCATTTTTCGAAGCATGGGGGATTCCTATATCCTCTGATGTGAAAGCTAGGCTCAGCAAATATCCTACTTGGATGCCATATAATTTTCCTTCTAGCTTGTAA
- a CDS encoding DUF3857 domain-containing protein, with protein sequence MFQQKNRIVCSVILVLTILTLNVHSQDNPGIKFGKVTANDLKQKIYPVDSSANAVVIADVASAIYDGGNNGFEVVFKRECRIHILNKNGFDESTIEVLFYKGDTEYEKVLNIRGTTYNLEGGKVVTTKLDNDQVFTDKYNKNYMVKKFTLPAVKEGSIIEFSYTIRSPYWNEIPSWSFQKASVPTLWSEYNVMIPQYFEFTFLTQGYFPFHLRDSKNGRKMFLLRDTRGAGASDTYRADAGITEYRFVMKDLPALKVESFTTTPMNHISQISFQFSGTRWPNEGFKPVRTTYNSLMESLLKSDYYGADLSKGNNYLEDQLKELTWNAKDNLEKAKNIYKYVRDNYTCTSHSDLYIDRSLKEIFRSKNGTVTELNLLLVAMLQKAGFFSNPVLLSTRAHGRTYELYPIVDKFNYTIAELKLDSNYYYLDASYDQLGFNKLPPEVYNGHARIVSEGAEPLDFDPNKLLQQKLTNLFIVIGNDGAIKGSLQQIPSYFESLKLRQNSKKDGTESIEKIYKKAISEKASLTKFKLDRLQQLDQPLSVSFDFSEPGEGGDIIYLNPMFGESYKSNPFKSEKRFYPVEMDYAIDENYTINITIPEGYEIEEVPKSTIVKLNEADGVFQYLLQKGDNYIQMRSRIKLNKANFAREDYASLRQFFDVIVKKHAEQIVFKKKEGAVAGSM encoded by the coding sequence ATGTTTCAGCAAAAAAATAGGATTGTTTGTTCCGTAATCCTTGTACTTACTATTTTGACTCTAAATGTTCATTCCCAGGATAATCCCGGTATTAAATTCGGTAAAGTAACGGCGAATGATTTAAAACAAAAAATTTACCCCGTTGATAGCTCTGCGAACGCCGTGGTCATAGCAGACGTTGCATCGGCTATTTACGATGGGGGCAATAACGGTTTCGAAGTGGTCTTTAAAAGGGAATGCCGCATTCATATTCTCAATAAGAACGGCTTCGATGAATCCACTATCGAGGTGCTTTTTTATAAAGGAGATACTGAATATGAAAAAGTATTGAATATCAGGGGTACGACTTACAACCTGGAAGGGGGAAAAGTGGTGACTACCAAGTTGGATAACGACCAGGTCTTTACCGATAAGTATAACAAGAACTACATGGTGAAGAAATTTACTTTACCGGCGGTAAAGGAAGGTTCTATTATCGAATTTAGTTATACCATCCGCTCGCCGTACTGGAATGAAATTCCTTCTTGGTCATTTCAAAAGGCTTCCGTTCCTACCTTGTGGAGCGAGTATAATGTTATGATCCCGCAGTATTTTGAATTTACTTTCCTAACGCAAGGTTATTTCCCTTTTCACCTGAGGGATTCCAAGAATGGAAGAAAGATGTTCCTCCTCCGCGATACCCGCGGGGCCGGTGCTTCCGATACCTACAGGGCAGACGCGGGCATCACCGAATACCGCTTTGTTATGAAGGATTTGCCGGCATTGAAGGTCGAAAGCTTTACAACAACGCCGATGAACCATATTTCGCAGATTTCCTTCCAGTTTTCTGGCACCCGCTGGCCCAACGAGGGCTTTAAACCGGTACGAACTACTTACAACAGCTTGATGGAAAGCCTGTTAAAATCAGACTATTACGGGGCCGACCTGTCGAAGGGTAATAATTACCTGGAAGACCAGTTGAAGGAATTGACCTGGAACGCGAAAGATAATCTTGAGAAGGCTAAGAATATTTACAAATACGTGAGGGACAATTATACTTGCACCAGCCATAGCGATTTGTATATCGACCGTTCTCTAAAGGAAATTTTTAGAAGTAAAAATGGAACCGTTACTGAGTTAAACCTTTTGTTGGTGGCCATGTTGCAAAAAGCCGGCTTCTTCTCGAATCCCGTCTTGCTCAGCACCAGGGCGCATGGTCGAACCTATGAATTATACCCGATCGTAGACAAATTCAACTATACAATTGCAGAACTCAAACTGGATAGCAATTATTACTACCTCGATGCCTCTTATGATCAACTCGGTTTCAATAAGTTGCCTCCCGAAGTTTACAACGGTCACGCCCGGATCGTGAGCGAAGGGGCAGAACCACTGGATTTTGATCCTAATAAATTGCTACAACAGAAACTTACGAATTTATTTATCGTGATCGGTAATGATGGAGCTATAAAAGGTTCGCTACAACAGATACCTTCATATTTTGAATCGCTTAAGCTCCGTCAAAATTCAAAGAAAGACGGGACGGAATCTATTGAGAAAATCTACAAAAAAGCTATCAGCGAAAAAGCTAGCCTGACGAAGTTCAAACTGGACAGGTTGCAGCAGTTGGATCAGCCATTATCAGTTTCTTTCGACTTTAGCGAGCCGGGAGAAGGGGGCGATATCATTTACTTAAACCCTATGTTCGGGGAAAGTTATAAAAGCAACCCTTTCAAATCTGAAAAGAGGTTTTACCCGGTAGAGATGGATTACGCGATCGATGAGAACTATACGATCAATATTACAATCCCCGAAGGGTACGAAATAGAAGAGGTGCCGAAGTCAACAATTGTTAAACTAAATGAAGCCGACGGTGTATTCCAATACCTCTTGCAAAAAGGCGATAATTATATACAGATGCGTTCCCGGATTAAGTTGAATAAAGCCAACTTTGCCCGTGAAGATTATGCCTCGCTACGCCAGTTCTTTGATGTAATCGTAAAAAAACACGCGGAACAAATCGTATTCAAGAAAAAAGAAGGCGCCGTTGCCGGTTCCATGTAA
- the queG gene encoding tRNA epoxyqueuosine(34) reductase QueG — MLNIEKNTLFVKEQAKAFGFDHCGIAQAAELTGDAFRLENWLHKGMHGGMKYMENYFDKRIDPRKLVDGAKSVITLLLNYYPSQFQQPGAPKVAKYAYGNDYHEIIKERLNSFLQVLRSKLGDIQGRGFVDSAPVLERSWAQRSGLGWIGKNGNLLHKQAGSFFFIATLIVDVPFLYDAPTGDYCGSCTRCLEACPTGALVSPSVVDGSKCISYFTIELKEQLIPGSMQGKFEDWFFGCDICQDVCPWNRFAKAHRDEAFRPIPEILNFSTSDWEALTEEEFKNIFKKSPLKRSKYAGIRRNLKFIETKNSGKG; from the coding sequence GTGCTAAACATAGAAAAAAATACACTTTTCGTTAAAGAACAAGCGAAAGCATTCGGTTTTGATCATTGCGGGATAGCGCAGGCAGCGGAATTAACCGGGGATGCCTTCCGCTTGGAAAACTGGCTGCATAAAGGGATGCATGGAGGGATGAAGTACATGGAAAACTATTTTGACAAGCGCATTGACCCCAGGAAGCTCGTTGATGGTGCAAAATCTGTTATTACTTTGTTACTCAATTATTACCCTTCGCAATTCCAGCAACCGGGGGCTCCCAAGGTAGCAAAATATGCATATGGAAATGATTACCATGAAATTATTAAAGAGCGGCTGAATAGTTTTTTACAAGTATTAAGATCCAAGTTAGGTGATATACAAGGTAGGGGCTTCGTAGATTCAGCCCCCGTGCTGGAACGAAGCTGGGCACAGCGAAGCGGCTTGGGCTGGATTGGAAAAAACGGGAACCTATTACATAAGCAAGCTGGTTCATTTTTCTTTATTGCCACTTTAATTGTAGATGTCCCTTTTTTATATGATGCACCTACGGGCGACTATTGCGGCAGCTGCACCCGCTGCCTCGAAGCCTGCCCTACCGGCGCGTTGGTATCGCCTAGCGTGGTTGACGGGAGCAAGTGTATTTCATATTTCACGATAGAACTTAAAGAACAATTGATACCGGGATCGATGCAAGGAAAATTCGAAGATTGGTTCTTCGGATGCGATATATGCCAAGATGTATGTCCATGGAATAGGTTTGCCAAGGCCCACCGCGATGAAGCATTCCGTCCTATCCCGGAAATATTGAACTTTTCAACCAGTGATTGGGAAGCCTTAACCGAAGAGGAGTTTAAAAATATTTTCAAGAAATCACCCCTGAAGAGAAGCAAGTATGCAGGTATCAGGCGGAATTTGAAATTTATCGAAACTAAGAATAGCGGCAAAGGCTAA
- a CDS encoding (4Fe-4S)-binding protein — METKFEYTNGEVTIVWQPKICQHTGICARGLPQVFQPRERPWIKIDAASTDALIEQVKKCPSGALSFYMNKDKQDT, encoded by the coding sequence ATGGAAACGAAGTTTGAATATACTAATGGTGAGGTGACCATCGTTTGGCAACCTAAGATCTGCCAACATACCGGCATTTGCGCTAGGGGCCTTCCGCAGGTTTTTCAACCGAGGGAGCGGCCATGGATTAAAATAGATGCTGCATCAACGGATGCTTTGATTGAGCAGGTAAAAAAATGCCCATCTGGAGCATTGAGTTTTTATATGAATAAAGACAAGCAGGATACTTAA